Genomic window (Pseudopipra pipra isolate bDixPip1 chromosome 7, bDixPip1.hap1, whole genome shotgun sequence):
GCAAGTGTTCAAAGGCCTGAGGTACAGAGGAAGGGGAGGTGAAGTCATTCCTGCCAGGAGCCAGACATTCCCAAACCCCCTGCCGGGAGCAGGGCGTCCTTCcagccccaaaacaccccaattCCCTTCCGGGATTGCATCTGACCCCTCAGATCTGTGCTctagaaaataaaaccactttCTAAATgctttacaattaaaaaaaaatatcatttcaGGCTCACCTTCATGACAACCGGCTTCTCGAAGTTGTACATGGAGTGTGCTTTCCTCTGGATGAACTTCTGGAATTCTGCGTCAGtaacagattttaaaagaagGATTAGTGAGGGGACAGGGAGTGATTTGGTGTGTGTGAAGCTCAGGGTTCCTCTCACCATTGTAAACCATCTGGAAGTTAAAGGGTTCTCCATCATACACATCATTCAGGTGTTTCATGGCTATGATGAGGCAGATTTCCAGCACGGACAAACCTGCAGGGAAGGACGAGAGCCCTCAGGGTTCCCCTTAAGCACATAAGAAGCACAAGCAGTTCACTCACTGGATCTGTTCCtctatttttttatgctccagGCCTCACCCATTTGTGTTATTTACCTTCAttacggaaaaaaaaaaaatccagaattaGAGAGAACATTTGTTTTCCATGTGTCTGAAGCAAGAATGTTAAGAAATGGGTCGTTTCCattaaaaagcaagaaatttAAGTATATAATTTGGCAGTTCTATCCCTAGATGTATAAGCTCAAGTGAGCTCAGGTTATCCCTGTCTCTTGCACCAGGGGGATCTCAGGGAGGGACCTGCCACTTCCCTGTCTCCTGGGAGGCGTTTTTTGGGAAGCGGCTGAGCTTTACCGTGCACGATGTTGGCCTTGGAGTCggagctgtgctgcctgctggCCTCCTGCAGGTCTGCTGCCGTGAGCAGGGGGTGGTGCACAGTCACTGCACTGACAGCCAGCATCTGCAAACAAGCAGGACACTGCTCATCCCATTCCTGAGGAACAGACCATTCCTGCCCAGAGACAGGATGCACAGCAACGCGTTCCTCCCACGGTCACCCACTAGAAACATTAAGGAACAGAGTTCCCACATACACGTATTGAAAACCTCACTAAGAGCTGGAGTTACAACCCCCCTTTGCCAGGAAGGTTTTCCAAGCTTAAAACTTCAAAGCTTCCCCAGTGGAGGAGATAACCCCTGAGGAACCTGCTTGGATCCATTCCCATGGATCAGcacttcagcagctgctgcgAGAAGGACTGACAAGTGTTTTACACCTGCTTTTGTacacagggacacctcccaccagcccaggctgctccaacctgcccttggacacttccagggatccaggggcagccacagcttctctgccttgggggcctccccaccctcaatttcttccccaaatcccacctcaaaccactctctttcagtttaaagccattccctgggtcctgtccctccatcccttgtccccagtccctctccagctctcctggagcccctttaggccctggaaggggctctgaggtctgcccagagccttctcttctccagagtTTGTCCAGGAACTCCTCATTCATCCCTGCTCCTATCTGTATCCTATGCTTTTATTGGAAAACCCCTTTCCAAAGGGAAAGTTCAGAACAAGCTGCAGAGAACAATTGGGAAGTTGACTCTCAGCCTCCACTGAGGCCACGGGGACAGACTGGGGTGCCCCTGGACTAGGAACAATCTGGAATTGTGGGGATGGGGGAAGTTCCCTGCCAGCATTCCCTCCTACTTACTGAACATGGAAGTCTTCCCAGGGCTATTTTTCCCCCACACAGTGAGGagcccttccttctctcccccctAAATAACTGGGAACATTCCAAACTACCAGTAAAACTTCTGGAAGCTTCCTCAGGCCCTTGATGTTGGATAACATTTGGGAGATCAGAGTTAACTTCCAGCTCAGCATTTCTATAGATTAGTTGCCTCCAGCACCTCAAGATTTGGGATGAATATCCCATTTTTTGGACTATTGTCAGAGTAGTGGATGAATTAGGGATGGCAGGTGGGCTCCCTGGATTGCTCCAGACAGGAAACCAGCTCTGGTGCCTCATCATGAAGAGATTTTATCTGATCCTGGAAGTGgtaaaaggaagcaaaagcatTTCCTCCATGTGAAGAACAAGGCTGCAGGTTtagcaggaagaaaaggaaggtttAGTACAGGAACAGATTCAGTGAAAGAGGAGGAATATTTGGATGCAACAGCTGATTAATGGCAGAAAAAGTAGGTTTTGACATGAGCAGCTTTTAGGATTGACCAGAAACCAAAAAGAGTatcagaaagggaaaagcagttTGAAAGTATTTCACCTACATTTTTGCTTTATAAATGGAAAGCCTTGGAAAGAGTCAAACACCCAAAGGCCTGAATTAAACAGGACACCCTTACAAGGCACCTGGAACACAGGAGCTGGAATTACCCACGGCCACTGACACAGAATGGACTGATGGAGCTGCAAGAAACCAAAACCCTGCTGGAAAAACCACCAGAGCTGTTTATTGGTTGTTGTAGATAAAGAAGgtgttttatatataaatatatctatcTCTATCTCCAAACACATACCAAGAGGAAATAGAGCGAGCGCAGGTCCTTGGTGTGGTGGAAAAGGTTCTGCAGCACGTCCTGCACAATTTTATCCTCTGAGAGgtgctaaaaaataaaaataaagtgataTTTAAATCATCTCAATTTTATACTCACCTGGAAAAATAAGAGTTAACTGATTCTTTGAAAGAGCTCAGCTTAGGGGTGACAATACAATTCCTCAGGTCTAACCTCAACTTTCTGTGACCATTCTACCTCCAAACTTCAATAAGCAATGATTCTCCATCctaatttaatttattccatAAACTCAAACAGTGAAGGGAAATACCAATTTAAGGTAAAAGCTTTACACTTACAAACTGGTCCTACTGTAGGATTTTTACTGAAGCCAAGTACAAAAAGCTTTAAATACCTGAATATTGTCATtccatttctgtgcaaaagGCTCATCAGGAAAttcagcaggaagggaaagtTGCTCCTTAAATATCTTAATGTACTGTTTAAAATCAAAGGAATTCATCAAATATATCTGTCTGTGAGAGAACCTTGATTTTACTCTCttctccaggagctccaggatatccttgatttaaaaaaaaaggaagaacactaattaaaaaaggatattaaTTTAGTGCCTTCTTTGCTACAGTGCAGACAAATTACCCGAGTAaaaggtgctgaaaaaaaagaaagaattattaAATTCTCAGGCTTCACATGTTCCAGCAAGAGCTTTGCTGCCTGTTTGAATTGCTGTGCCTGGAGATGCCTGCCAGCCCTCTCCCCAGCCCACGTGATGCCCCACATCACACAGGATCAGCAGTTGCTAGGAAACCCTGCAACGTTCCTCCCCAGATTATGGAAATGCTTCAGCTCCCTAAGCCTGCAATCCTGACATTTCATCCAAAACTCCAGGCAAGTTGTCTGTGTGCTCACACCACGGGCCTGTTGTCAGGCTGAGAGaatacagctttaaaaaaaaaaccaaaaaaaaacacttaAGAGCAAAAAAAGCCCCTCAGAAACAACTATCACCGTGACTGTGGGGCAGCTCTGAAGAATTCCTTAATTACACTCAAAAAGTATCACCTAAACCCAGACAAACCCCAGATTCAGCAGTGATGAAATATTGATGAACCCAGTTCATTCAGAAAACAGTTTAATCTTTATAAAGTTTCCACAGTGCTGCAAATTGATTAGATACATAATCACATAACACAAATATCACAGGGAATTTAACGGGGATCCTAAACCCATTCTGAACGTGCCAATGTTCCAGGAAAAGTGCCCTGTTCAAGTGCTGAAATCGTTGGCCTGAGGACAAGGAATCTTTTTTAAGTACTGCAGGGTTTAAAAAGGGCAAGAACAAGTCTGTTCAAGTGAAATGCCCAGGAGCTCCTCCAAAgagtaaaatataatataatataaaactGTAATAGGAGACAAGTCTCCTTAGAAATGGAAACCTGCTCCTCTAGCAGTAAAACTGAAGGctctgcagggtttttttttctggtcattTGATGCTTGCTCTCAGcacaaattattattattgccaTATCCTTCCCGATCCCAAAGTGAGAAAAACTCTTATTTTAGAAAAGTCTCTTAGGGAATAATAAAATACCATTccaggagaggagaaaacatTCCAGGCAAGGCCAAAGGCACTTTACAAAGGAAGGAGGAGGTGCAGTTTCTTACCTGCCTGCAGGTGAGCCCAATGATGGTGACTGGGGTCTGTGCTGACTGGGAGATGTCAAAGAGGTTGTAGAGCAGGGTCTGGTTCTTGTGATGGACAAACAGGTCGAACTCATCCAGGACAAACAGCACTGGGCAGCTGCTGGTTCGGtctcctgcagagcagctggaaagtCAGCAGGTAACTCCACCACCAGAGCTCCCCCTCTACAGCTTTCACTAATTACAGCTTGAATAATTGGCATATTTACATCTTTAACTCTTAACTAAGCCCTCCTTTCACGGGGCAGAAAGAAGAACACACTGAAGAACTGGGCAGGTTTTGACTTTGTTCTGCCCAGCAGCAGTTCTGGCCACAGGGGAGGGCACAACAATTCCCaccaaagattttatttttatttttctttacctttcCTCAAAGCTTCCAGGAGGAACGCGAGGGTTTCAGCAAAACTGCCCTGCAcggagaaggaaaagagatttttgaTGGGATTCTCTGAATTGTTTGAAGTTCAGGCAGGGACTGAAGGCCATCCCCTTCCAAAACCTTCTGTCACTTCAGGTTGTATAATCACAACCTCTtcagagcaagaaaaataaggGCTAATTCTACATCcatccacctttttttttttccagcctgaaaTCCCCAAAGTGCCTCAGACAGGCAAAAATTACTGATCAGAAGAAACTCTGCAATAGCCTAAATTTACAAGTAGCTTCATCTTCCCTTAAATAGCTGCTGCATCCTCATTTTCCAGCTACACACGTGGAAAAAGTGCCACCTATTGTGTTCCACTGAGAGTGAGCAGGAGgcaggttttgttttaatttgcagCTTTATTAAAGAGATGAAAGGACAAAACACTCCTGACAGAAAACAAGGACTGACTGTGACCATCCTGCTCCAGTTACACATAAATTCACACACATGCACTGCACTTCTCACCTCACACACCAGTTGGGAGATGGGAAATAAGGATAACCCAACAGCACAGGCCCTGTCAAGGGTGGCAGAAAAGCCAATTTACTCCCTGAATGCGAGTTCCAGAAGAAAAGGGAATGTTTCTGTGGAGAGAAGGACGTTCCTGCAAATCCAGAACACTCCCTGAGTAAGGGGCAGCAAGCTCTGGTAGCTCTGATCAGTGTGGCCCAAGTTATT
Coding sequences:
- the ORC4 gene encoding origin recognition complex subunit 4 isoform X1 gives rise to the protein MKSAMSKRKLKDTCGASAECISQVQKVLRERFCHRPSATGKLFGIEFQYRHLLELLKRTTLHGESNSALIVGPRGSGKTTLLNHVLKDLREMKQVRGNLLEVHLNGLLQTSDKVALKEITRQLQLENVVGDKVFGSFAETLAFLLEALRKGDRTSSCPVLFVLDEFDLFVHHKNQTLLYNLFDISQSAQTPVTIIGLTCRQYIKIFKEQLSLPAEFPDEPFAQKWNDNIQHLSEDKIVQDVLQNLFHHTKDLRSLYFLLMLAVSAVTVHHPLLTAADLQEASRQHSSDSKANIVHGLSVLEICLIIAMKHLNDVYDGEPFNFQMVYNEFQKFIQRKAHSMYNFEKPVVMKAFEHLLQLELVKPLERPSARAQREYLLMRLLLDNTQIMDALQVYPNCPTDVKQWAASSLSWL
- the ORC4 gene encoding origin recognition complex subunit 4 isoform X2, producing MKSAMSKRKLKDTCGASAECISQVQKVLRERFCHRPSATGKLFGIEFQYRHLLELLKRTTLHGESNSALIVGPRGSGKTTLLNHVLKDLREMKQVRGNLLEVHLNGLLQTSDKVALKEITRQLQLENVVGDKVFGSFAETLAFLLEALRKGDRTSSCPVLFVLDEFDLFVHHKNQTLLYNLFDISQSAQTPVTIIGLTCRQDILELLEKRVKSRFSHRQIYLMNSFDFKQYIKIFKEQLSLPAEFPDEPFAQKWNDNIQHLSEDKIVQDVLQNLFHHTKDLRSLYFLLMLAVSAVTVHHPLLTAADLQEASRQHSSDSKANIVHGLSVLEICLIIAMKHLNDVYDGEPFNFQMVYNEFQKFIQRKAHSMYNFEKPVVMKAFEHLLQLELVKPLERPSARAQREYLLMRLLLDNTQIMDALQVYPNCPTDVKQWAASSLSWL